From the genome of Gavia stellata isolate bGavSte3 chromosome 3, bGavSte3.hap2, whole genome shotgun sequence, one region includes:
- the UBE2QL1 gene encoding ubiquitin-conjugating enzyme E2Q-like protein 1, with translation MATLLRKIGLIRLHNRDTEDPKHHHHHRSSSQQGSSLRGRGNQKNSSNKPQPQGPPGGGGGCSSSSSEGSPGGHKNKKAPELAKQPPQPEPGAGKEAAQRPGPGPGPGSGSGCGSGPAPLLPLPSGSGPLAPAGRQQHCTQVRTRRLMKELQDIARLSDRFISVELVDESLFDWNVKLHQVDKDSVLWQDMKETNTEYILLNLTFPDNFPFSPPFMRVLSPRLENGYVLDGGAICMELLTPRGWSSAYTVEAVMRQFAASLVKGQGRICRKAGKSKKSFSRKEAEATFKSLVKTHEKYGWVTPPVSDG, from the exons ATGGCCACTCTGCTGCGGAAAATCGGGCTGATCCGGCTGCACAACCGGGACACGGAGGACCCCAagcaccatcaccaccaccgcagcagcagccagcagggcTCCTCGCTCAGGGGCAGGGGCAACCagaagaacagcagcaacaagcCGCAGCCGCAGGGCCcccccgggggcggcggcggctgcagcagcagcagcagcgagggcagccccgggggccACAAGAACAAGAAGGCGCCGGAGCTCGCCAAGCAGCCCCCGCAGCC GGAGCCCGGCGCCGGTAAGGAGGCGGCGcagcggcccggccccggccccggccccggctccggctccgggTGCGGGTCGGGACCGGcgccgctgctgccgctgccctcGGGGTCGGGGCCGCTGGCGCCCGCGGGCCGGCAGCAGCACTGCACGCAGGTGCGGACCCGGCGGCTGATGAAGGAGCTGCAGGACATCGCGCGGCTCAGCGACCGCTTCATCTCGGTGGAGCTGGTGGACGAGAGCCTCTTCGACTGGAACGTGAAGCTGCACCAGGTGGACAAGGACTCGGTGCTGTGGCAGGACATGAAGGAGACCAACACGGAGTACATCCTGCTCAACCTCACCTTCCCCGACAACTTCCCCTTCTCGCCGCCCTTCATGAGGGTGCTCAGCCCCCGCCTAGAGAACGGCTACGTCCTCGACGGCGGAGCCATCTGCATGGAGCTGCTCACCCCCCGCGGGTGGTCCAGCGCCTACACCGTGGAGGCCGTCATGAGGCAGTTTGCAGCCAGCTTGGTCAAGGGGCAG GGCCGTATCTGCAGAAAAGCTGGCAAATCAAAAAAGTCGTTCAGTCGAAAGGAAGCTGAAGCAACATTTAAGAGTTTGGTGAAGACCCATGAAAAATATGGGTGGGTCACCCCGCCTGTCTCTGATGGCTGA